In one Pseudomonas tensinigenes genomic region, the following are encoded:
- a CDS encoding I78 family peptidase inhibitor, producing MPLKFATLGALMAAAMLAGCSTTSSESAKDPVAPEAGSRCEATAAEFAIGKKASPALLEQARAKAGAQNARFLKPDDMITLEYRSDRLNLNTDNNLVITRVNCG from the coding sequence ATGCCTTTGAAGTTCGCGACACTGGGTGCACTTATGGCCGCTGCCATGTTGGCCGGTTGCAGCACGACCTCCAGCGAGTCGGCAAAGGATCCTGTGGCACCCGAAGCCGGTAGCCGCTGTGAAGCCACGGCGGCGGAATTCGCCATTGGCAAGAAAGCTTCGCCCGCATTGCTGGAGCAGGCGCGTGCCAAAGCCGGCGCGCAAAATGCCCGTTTCCTCAAGCCCGATGACATGATCACTCTGGAATACCGCTCTGATCGCCTGAATCTGAACACCGACAACAATCTGGTGATCACTCGCGTCAACTGCGGCTGA
- a CDS encoding cold-shock protein produces MSNRQTGTVKWFNDEKGFGFITPQGGGDDLFVHFKAIESDGFKSLKEGQTVSFVAEKGQKGMQAAQVRPE; encoded by the coding sequence ATGTCTAATCGCCAAACCGGCACCGTTAAGTGGTTCAACGATGAAAAAGGCTTCGGCTTCATCACTCCTCAAGGTGGCGGTGACGACCTGTTCGTACACTTCAAAGCTATCGAATCCGACGGTTTCAAAAGCCTGAAAGAAGGCCAGACCGTCTCTTTCGTGGCTGAGAAAGGCCAAAAGGGTATGCAAGCTGCACAGGTTCGCCCAGAGTAA
- the thrS gene encoding threonine--tRNA ligase: MPTITLPDGSQRSFDHPVSVAEVAASIGAGLAKATLAGKVNGQLVDASDIISSDATLQIITPKDEEGLEIIRHSCAHLVGHAVKQLYPTAKMVIGPVIDEGFYYDIAFERPFTPDDMAAIEQRMQQLIEKDYDVIKKVTPRAEVIEVFKARGEDYKLRLVEDMPNEQAMGLYYHEEYVDMCRGPHVPNTRFLKSFKLTKLSGAYWRGDAKNEQLQRVYGTAWADKKQLAAYIQRIEEAEKRDHRKIGKRLGLFHTQEESPGMVFWHPNGWTLYQVLEQYMRKIQRDNGYLEIKTPQVVDRSLWEKSGHWANYADNMFTTQSENRDYAIKPMNCPCHVQVFNQGLKSYRELPMRLAEFGACHRNEPSGALHGIMRVRAFTQDDAHIFCTEEQMQAESAAFIKLTMDVYRDFGFTDVEMKLSTRPEKRVGSDELWDRAEAALAAALDSAGLPYDLQPGEGAFYGPKIEFSLKDCLGRVWQCGTLQLDFNLPVRLGAEYVSEDNSRKHPVMLHRAILGSFERFVGILIEHYEGAFPAWLAPTQAVIMNITDKQADFVAEVEKTLNESGFRAKSDLRNEKIGFKIREHTLLKVPYLLVIGDKEVEMQTVAVRTREGADLGSMPVAQFAEFLAQAVSRRGRPDSE, translated from the coding sequence ATGCCAACTATTACTCTTCCCGACGGCAGTCAACGTTCATTCGATCATCCGGTTTCCGTAGCCGAGGTCGCCGCATCCATTGGTGCCGGTCTGGCCAAAGCCACCTTGGCCGGCAAGGTCAATGGTCAACTGGTCGACGCCAGCGACATCATCAGCAGCGACGCGACCCTGCAAATCATCACGCCTAAGGACGAAGAGGGGCTGGAGATCATTCGCCACTCTTGCGCTCACCTGGTTGGCCACGCGGTCAAGCAGCTGTACCCGACTGCGAAAATGGTCATCGGGCCGGTCATCGACGAAGGCTTCTATTACGACATCGCCTTCGAGCGTCCTTTTACTCCGGACGACATGGCTGCTATCGAACAGCGCATGCAGCAGCTGATCGAGAAAGATTACGACGTCATCAAGAAAGTCACTCCGCGTGCTGAAGTGATCGAAGTGTTCAAGGCCCGTGGCGAAGACTACAAGTTGCGCCTGGTCGAGGACATGCCGAACGAACAGGCCATGGGTCTGTACTATCACGAAGAATACGTCGACATGTGCCGCGGTCCGCACGTGCCGAACACGCGTTTCCTGAAATCCTTCAAGCTGACCAAGCTGTCCGGTGCCTACTGGCGCGGCGACGCCAAGAACGAGCAATTGCAGCGCGTTTATGGCACCGCTTGGGCAGACAAGAAGCAGCTGGCGGCTTACATCCAGCGCATCGAAGAAGCTGAAAAGCGCGATCACCGCAAGATCGGCAAGCGTCTGGGCCTGTTCCACACCCAGGAAGAATCCCCGGGCATGGTGTTCTGGCACCCGAACGGCTGGACTCTGTACCAAGTGCTCGAGCAGTACATGCGCAAGATCCAGCGCGACAACGGCTACCTTGAGATCAAAACCCCTCAAGTCGTTGACCGCAGCCTGTGGGAGAAATCCGGGCACTGGGCCAACTACGCTGACAACATGTTCACCACGCAGTCGGAAAACCGCGACTACGCCATCAAGCCAATGAACTGCCCATGCCACGTGCAGGTGTTCAACCAGGGCCTGAAAAGCTACCGCGAGCTGCCGATGCGTCTGGCCGAGTTCGGTGCCTGCCACCGTAACGAGCCGTCGGGTGCGCTGCACGGCATCATGCGCGTACGTGCGTTCACTCAGGACGACGCCCACATCTTCTGCACCGAAGAGCAGATGCAGGCCGAATCCGCAGCGTTCATCAAGCTGACCATGGACGTTTATCGTGACTTCGGCTTCACCGATGTCGAGATGAAACTGTCCACTCGTCCGGAAAAACGCGTCGGTTCCGATGAACTGTGGGATCGCGCTGAAGCTGCATTGGCTGCAGCCCTTGATTCTGCGGGCCTGCCGTACGATCTGCAGCCGGGTGAGGGTGCGTTCTACGGTCCGAAGATCGAGTTCTCACTGAAAGACTGCCTTGGTCGGGTCTGGCAATGTGGTACTCTGCAGCTCGATTTTAACCTGCCTGTCCGTTTGGGCGCTGAATACGTCTCCGAAGACAACAGCCGCAAACACCCAGTGATGTTGCACCGTGCGATCCTCGGTTCCTTCGAGCGTTTCGTCGGGATTCTGATCGAGCACTACGAAGGTGCGTTCCCTGCGTGGCTTGCGCCGACCCAGGCGGTGATCATGAATATCACTGATAAACAGGCAGATTTTGTTGCAGAAGTTGAAAAAACTCTCAACGAAAGCGGATTTCGTGCCAAGTCCGACTTGAGAAATGAAAAGATCGGCTTTAAAATCCGCGAGCATACTTTGCTCAAGGTTCCCTATCTTTTGGTTATCGGAGATAAGGAAGTCGAGATGCAGACTGTCGCTGTGCGTACTCGTGAAGGTGCTGACCTGGGCTCGATGCCCGTCGCCCAGTTCGCTGAGTTTCTCGCGCAAGCGGTTTCCCGGCGTGGTCGCCCAGATTCGGAGTAA
- the infC gene encoding translation initiation factor IF-3: MIIKREMRQDKRAAPKAPINENISAREVRLIGADGEQIGIVSIDEALRIAEEAKLDLVEISADAIPPVCRVMDYGKSIFEKKKQVAAAKKNQKQIQVKEIKFRPGTEEGDYQVKLRNLVRFLSDGDRAKVSLRFRGREMAHQELGMELLKRVEADLLEYGSVEQHPKMEGRQLIMVIAPKKKK; this comes from the coding sequence ATTATTATTAAGCGTGAAATGAGACAAGATAAACGAGCTGCACCGAAAGCCCCGATCAACGAGAATATCTCGGCACGCGAGGTTCGGTTAATTGGCGCTGATGGCGAGCAGATTGGCATCGTCTCGATTGATGAAGCGCTTCGTATTGCTGAAGAAGCAAAGCTTGATCTGGTAGAAATCTCCGCAGACGCAATCCCACCGGTTTGCCGGGTGATGGATTACGGCAAATCGATCTTCGAAAAGAAGAAACAGGTTGCTGCGGCGAAGAAGAACCAGAAGCAGATTCAGGTAAAAGAAATCAAGTTTCGTCCAGGGACGGAGGAAGGGGATTACCAGGTAAAACTGCGCAACCTGGTACGTTTCCTGAGTGATGGGGACAGGGCCAAGGTATCCTTGCGATTCCGCGGCCGTGAGATGGCCCACCAGGAGCTGGGGATGGAACTCCTCAAGCGGGTTGAAGCTGACCTGCTCGAGTACGGTTCGGTCGAACAGCATCCTAAGATGGAAGGACGCCAGCTGATCATGGTCATCGCCCCGAAAAAGAAGAAGTAA
- the rpmI gene encoding 50S ribosomal protein L35 has product MPKMKTKSGAAKRFLKTANGIKHKHAFKSHILTKMSTKRKRQLRGSSLLHPSDVAKVERMLRLR; this is encoded by the coding sequence ATGCCAAAAATGAAAACCAAAAGTGGTGCTGCTAAGCGGTTTCTGAAAACTGCTAACGGTATCAAGCACAAGCACGCTTTCAAGAGCCACATCCTGACTAAAATGTCGACCAAGCGTAAGCGTCAACTGCGCGGTAGCAGCTTGCTGCATCCGTCTGACGTGGCAAAAGTCGAGCGCATGCTGCGCCTTCGTTAA
- the rplT gene encoding 50S ribosomal protein L20, whose protein sequence is MARVKRGVIARKRHKKILKLAKGYYGARSRVFRVAKQAVIKAGQYAYRDRRQKKRQFRALWIARINAGARVNGLSYSRFIAGLKKASIEIDRKVLADLAVNEKAVFAAIVEKAKATLA, encoded by the coding sequence ATGGCTCGTGTAAAGCGTGGCGTCATTGCCCGTAAGCGTCACAAAAAAATTCTGAAACTTGCTAAAGGCTACTACGGCGCACGCTCCCGCGTATTCCGTGTTGCCAAGCAAGCGGTAATCAAGGCAGGCCAATACGCCTACCGTGACCGTCGTCAGAAAAAACGTCAGTTCCGCGCTCTGTGGATCGCTCGTATCAACGCTGGTGCTCGTGTTAACGGTCTGTCCTACAGCCGTTTCATCGCTGGCCTGAAAAAAGCGTCCATCGAGATCGACCGTAAGGTTCTGGCTGATCTGGCAGTGAACGAAAAAGCGGTGTTTGCTGCGATTGTCGAGAAAGCTAAAGCCACCTTGGCTTAA
- the pheS gene encoding phenylalanine--tRNA ligase subunit alpha encodes MENLDALVSQALEAVQSAEDINALEQIRVQYLGKKGELTQVMKTLGNLPAEERPQVGALINVAKERVTGVLNARMALFEEAELAAKLSAESIDVTLPGRGQTSGGLHPVTRTLERVEQFFTRIGYGIAEGPEVEDDYHNFEALNIPGHHPARSMHDTFYFNANMLLRTHTSPVQVRTMESKQPPIRIVCPGRVYRSDSDITHSPMFHQVEGLLVDRDINFADLKGTIEEFLRVFFEKELAVRFRPSYFPFTEPSAEVDMECVMCSGKGCRVCKQTGWLEVMGCGMVHPNVLRMSGIDPEEFSGFAFGMGVERLAMLRYGVNDLRLFFDNDLRFLAQFR; translated from the coding sequence ATGGAAAACCTGGATGCGCTGGTCTCTCAAGCACTAGAGGCTGTGCAAAGCGCTGAAGATATCAATGCCCTGGAGCAAATCCGGGTTCAATACCTTGGCAAAAAGGGTGAATTGACTCAGGTGATGAAGACCCTGGGGAATTTGCCGGCAGAAGAGCGTCCGCAAGTCGGCGCGCTGATCAACGTTGCCAAGGAACGTGTCACAGGCGTACTCAATGCGCGCATGGCCCTGTTTGAAGAAGCCGAACTGGCTGCCAAACTGTCCGCCGAATCCATTGACGTGACGTTGCCGGGCCGTGGTCAGACCTCCGGTGGTCTGCATCCGGTGACCCGGACTCTGGAACGTGTAGAGCAGTTCTTCACCCGCATCGGCTACGGCATTGCCGAAGGCCCTGAGGTCGAAGACGACTATCACAACTTTGAAGCGCTCAACATCCCAGGCCATCACCCGGCCCGGTCGATGCATGACACCTTCTATTTCAACGCCAACATGCTGCTGCGCACCCATACCTCGCCGGTACAGGTCCGCACCATGGAATCGAAGCAACCGCCGATCCGCATCGTCTGCCCAGGCCGCGTGTATCGCAGCGACTCCGATATCACCCACTCGCCGATGTTCCATCAGGTCGAAGGCCTGCTGGTTGATCGCGACATCAATTTTGCCGACCTGAAAGGCACCATCGAAGAATTCCTGCGGGTGTTCTTCGAAAAAGAGCTGGCCGTACGTTTCCGTCCTTCGTACTTCCCGTTCACCGAGCCATCCGCTGAAGTCGATATGGAATGCGTGATGTGCAGCGGTAAAGGCTGCCGCGTCTGCAAGCAAACCGGCTGGCTGGAAGTGATGGGCTGCGGCATGGTTCACCCGAACGTGCTGCGCATGTCCGGCATCGATCCGGAAGAGTTCTCCGGTTTTGCTTTCGGCATGGGCGTCGAGCGTCTGGCCATGCTCCGTTACGGCGTGAACGACTTGCGTCTGTTCTTCGACAACGACTTGCGGTTCCTCGCGCAATTTCGCTAG
- the pheT gene encoding phenylalanine--tRNA ligase subunit beta, with amino-acid sequence MKFSEQWLRGWVSPQVNRDELVARLSMAGLEVDSVTPAAGVFSGVVVGEVLSTEQHPDADKLRVCQVSNGAETFQVVCGAPNVRPGLKIPFAMIGAELPGDFKIKKAKLRGVESNGMLCSHSELQVGEGNDGLMELPADAPVGEDFRVYLDLEDASIEVDLTPNRGDCLSLAGLAREVGALYDAPVTRPVVMTIPAVHDEVRSVEVLAPAACPRYLGRVIRNVDLSKPTPLWMVERLRRADVRSIDAAVDITNYVMLELGQPLHAFDLAEINGGIRVRMAEEGEKLVLLDGQEVSLRSDTLVIADHTRALAIAGVMGGEHSGVSATTRDVFLESAFFDQIAVAGKARSYGLHTDASHRYERGVDWQLAREAMERATGLLLEITGGEAGPIIETVSEQHLPSIAPITLRSQRITQMLGMEMDSAQVERLLGGLGLGISADGEGQWRVEVPSHRFDISLEVDLIEELARLYGYNRLPVRYPQARLAPQAKAEARSDLPELRRLLVARGYQEAITYSFIDPRQFELFNPGVEPLLLANPISNDMAAMRSSLWPGLVKALQHNLNRQQDRVRLFESGLRFVGQLEGLKQEPMLSGVVCGSRLPEGWAQGRDTVDFFDVKADVEAVLGFAGALDSFTFAPGKHPALHPGQTARIEREGREVGYIGAIHPELSKALGLDRPVFVFELVLAEVALGKMPKFHELSRFPEVRRDLALIAHKDVASAAVLDVIRENAGEWLTDLRLFDVYQGKGIDPDRKSLAVGLTWQHPSRTLNDDEVNSTTQNILTSLEQRLNATLRK; translated from the coding sequence ATGAAATTCAGTGAACAATGGCTGCGTGGCTGGGTTAGCCCGCAGGTAAATCGCGACGAGCTGGTTGCTCGTCTGTCGATGGCCGGTCTTGAGGTCGATAGCGTGACCCCGGCCGCTGGTGTATTCAGCGGCGTGGTAGTGGGCGAGGTGCTGAGCACCGAGCAACACCCTGATGCCGACAAGTTGCGCGTGTGCCAGGTCAGCAATGGCGCGGAAACCTTCCAGGTCGTGTGCGGAGCGCCAAACGTGCGTCCGGGCCTGAAGATTCCGTTCGCCATGATCGGTGCTGAACTGCCGGGCGATTTCAAGATCAAGAAAGCCAAACTGCGCGGCGTTGAGTCCAACGGCATGCTCTGCTCGCATTCTGAGCTGCAGGTCGGTGAAGGCAATGACGGTCTGATGGAACTGCCGGCCGATGCGCCAGTGGGCGAAGATTTCCGTGTGTATCTGGATCTGGAAGACGCCAGCATCGAGGTCGACCTGACCCCGAACCGCGGCGACTGCCTGTCCTTGGCCGGTCTGGCCCGTGAAGTCGGCGCGCTGTACGACGCGCCGGTCACCCGTCCGGTGGTCATGACCATTCCTGCCGTGCACGATGAAGTGCGTTCGGTAGAAGTGCTGGCGCCAGCGGCATGCCCGCGCTATCTGGGCCGCGTTATCCGTAACGTTGATCTGTCCAAGCCGACGCCGCTGTGGATGGTTGAACGTCTGCGCCGCGCCGACGTGCGCAGCATCGACGCTGCCGTCGACATCACCAACTACGTGATGCTCGAACTGGGCCAGCCGCTGCACGCCTTCGATCTCGCCGAAATCAATGGCGGCATCCGTGTGCGCATGGCGGAAGAGGGCGAGAAGCTGGTACTGCTCGACGGTCAGGAAGTCAGCCTGCGTAGCGATACGCTGGTGATTGCCGACCACACCCGCGCGCTGGCGATTGCCGGTGTCATGGGTGGTGAGCACAGCGGTGTGTCCGCGACCACTCGCGACGTATTCCTGGAATCCGCATTCTTCGACCAGATCGCTGTCGCTGGCAAGGCTCGTTCCTACGGCCTGCACACCGACGCTTCGCACCGTTACGAGCGTGGCGTCGACTGGCAACTGGCCCGTGAAGCCATGGAGCGCGCCACTGGCCTGCTGCTGGAAATCACTGGCGGTGAAGCTGGCCCGATCATCGAGACCGTCAGCGAGCAGCACCTGCCGTCGATCGCACCGATCACCCTGCGTTCCCAGCGCATCACCCAGATGCTCGGTATGGAAATGGATTCCGCTCAGGTTGAGCGTTTGCTCGGCGGCCTGGGTCTCGGTATTTCCGCCGACGGTGAAGGCCAGTGGCGCGTAGAAGTGCCAAGCCATCGCTTCGACATCAGCCTGGAAGTCGATCTGATCGAAGAACTGGCCCGTCTGTACGGCTACAACCGTCTGCCGGTTCGTTACCCGCAAGCGCGTCTGGCGCCGCAAGCCAAAGCCGAAGCGCGTAGCGACTTGCCGGAGCTGCGCCGTCTGCTGGTGGCTCGCGGTTACCAGGAAGCGATCACTTACAGCTTCATCGATCCGCGTCAGTTCGAACTGTTCAACCCGGGCGTCGAGCCACTGTTGCTGGCCAATCCGATTTCCAACGACATGGCGGCAATGCGCTCTTCGTTGTGGCCGGGTCTGGTCAAAGCGCTGCAGCACAACCTCAACCGTCAGCAGGATCGCGTGCGTCTGTTCGAAAGCGGTCTGCGCTTCGTTGGTCAGCTGGAAGGCCTGAAGCAAGAGCCGATGCTGTCCGGTGTGGTCTGCGGTAGCCGTCTGCCGGAAGGCTGGGCGCAAGGTCGCGACACGGTCGATTTCTTCGACGTCAAAGCTGACGTGGAAGCGGTGCTGGGCTTTGCCGGTGCACTGGATTCGTTCACTTTCGCTCCGGGCAAACACCCGGCGCTGCACCCGGGTCAAACCGCGCGCATCGAGCGCGAAGGGCGTGAAGTCGGTTACATCGGCGCCATCCACCCGGAATTGTCGAAAGCGCTGGGTCTGGATCGTCCGGTCTTCGTTTTCGAGCTGGTTCTGGCTGAAGTGGCACTCGGTAAAATGCCGAAATTCCACGAGTTGTCGCGCTTTCCTGAAGTGCGTCGTGACCTTGCACTGATTGCGCACAAAGACGTCGCGTCCGCAGCCGTACTGGACGTAATCCGTGAAAATGCAGGCGAATGGCTCACAGATCTCAGGCTGTTTGACGTGTATCAGGGTAAAGGTATTGATCCTGATAGAAAAAGCCTTGCAGTTGGCTTGACCTGGCAGCATCCATCGCGCACTCTTAATGACGATGAGGTGAATTCGACGACGCAAAATATCCTCACCTCGCTCGAACAAAGGTTGAACGCCACGTTAAGGAAGTGA
- the ihfA gene encoding integration host factor subunit alpha has protein sequence MGALTKAEMAERLYEELGLNKREAKELVELFFEEIRHALEDNEQVKLSGFGNFDLRDKRQRPGRNPKTGEEIPITARRVVTFRPGQKLKARVEAYAGTKS, from the coding sequence ATGGGGGCTTTGACGAAAGCTGAGATGGCGGAACGTCTGTATGAAGAGCTGGGCCTGAACAAGCGGGAAGCCAAGGAATTGGTCGAACTGTTTTTCGAGGAGATCAGGCACGCTCTTGAAGACAACGAGCAGGTCAAATTGTCCGGTTTCGGCAATTTCGACCTTCGGGACAAACGCCAGCGGCCTGGCCGCAACCCGAAAACGGGGGAAGAAATCCCGATCACGGCTCGCCGTGTGGTCACCTTTCGTCCAGGGCAGAAGTTGAAGGCCCGAGTTGAGGCTTATGCTGGAACCAAGTCATAA
- a CDS encoding MerR family transcriptional regulator, whose amino-acid sequence MLEPSHNDELPVIPGKRYFTIGEVSELCAVKPHVLRYWEQEFPQLNPVKRRGNRRYYQRQDVLMIRQIRALLYDQGFTIGGARLRLSGDEAKDDTTQYKQMIRQMIAELEDVLVVLKK is encoded by the coding sequence ATGCTGGAACCAAGTCATAACGACGAACTACCCGTCATCCCGGGCAAACGCTACTTCACCATCGGTGAAGTCAGCGAGCTGTGTGCCGTAAAGCCACACGTGCTGCGCTACTGGGAGCAGGAGTTTCCTCAACTCAACCCCGTCAAACGCCGCGGAAACCGCCGGTATTATCAGCGCCAGGACGTGCTGATGATCCGGCAAATCCGCGCGCTCCTTTACGATCAAGGTTTCACCATCGGCGGCGCACGCCTGCGCTTGTCCGGCGATGAAGCCAAAGACGACACGACCCAATACAAGCAGATGATTCGGCAGATGATTGCCGAACTGGAAGATGTACTGGTGGTTCTCAAGAAATAA